A genomic segment from Bacillus cereus G9842 encodes:
- a CDS encoding homoserine dehydrogenase, which produces MKEIQVGLLGLGTVGSGVVRIITDHQERLIHQVGCPVKVTKVLVQNIEKEREVEVPSTLLTQDANEILDNPNIDVVIEVMGGIDDAKLYILQALKSGKHVVTANKDLMALHGAELLATAKDNKTDLFYEASVAGGIPILRSIVEGLSSDLITKVMGIVNGTTNFILTKMSDEGRAYNDVLKEAQQLGFAEADPTSDVEGLDAARKMTILATLGFSTNVELGDVSVKGITSITEEDIEYSKSLGYTIKLIGLAKRDGEKLEVTVEPTLLPNTHPLAAVQNEYNAVYVYGEAVGETMFYGPGAGSLPTATAVVSDLVAVMQNIRLGVTGNSAVVPQYQKVLKEPDEIVVKKFLRLHVKDEIGVFAKITSLFSERGVSFEKIIQMPLEEKGKAEIVIVTHRASLADYDYILHTLQGYEEIDCLKANYRIEGDAK; this is translated from the coding sequence ATGAAAGAAATTCAAGTTGGTTTATTAGGTCTTGGGACAGTTGGGAGTGGTGTAGTTCGTATTATTACGGATCATCAAGAAAGACTCATACACCAAGTAGGTTGTCCAGTGAAGGTAACGAAAGTATTAGTGCAAAACATTGAGAAAGAGAGAGAAGTAGAGGTACCTTCTACTCTATTAACACAAGATGCAAATGAAATTTTAGATAATCCAAATATTGATGTTGTCATCGAAGTAATGGGTGGCATTGATGATGCAAAATTATATATTTTACAAGCTTTAAAAAGCGGAAAGCATGTTGTAACTGCAAATAAAGACTTAATGGCATTACATGGAGCTGAATTATTAGCGACAGCAAAAGATAATAAAACTGATCTCTTCTATGAAGCGAGTGTGGCAGGGGGAATTCCAATTCTACGCAGTATTGTAGAAGGACTCTCTTCAGATCTTATTACGAAAGTCATGGGAATTGTAAATGGAACGACAAATTTTATTTTGACGAAAATGTCAGACGAAGGGAGAGCATATAACGACGTGTTAAAAGAAGCCCAACAACTTGGATTTGCAGAAGCAGATCCAACATCAGATGTAGAAGGTTTAGATGCAGCAAGAAAAATGACGATTTTAGCTACTCTCGGTTTCTCTACAAATGTAGAGCTTGGAGATGTGAGCGTAAAAGGAATTACCTCTATTACAGAGGAAGATATTGAATACAGTAAGAGCTTAGGTTATACAATTAAATTAATCGGTCTTGCAAAACGAGATGGTGAAAAATTGGAGGTTACGGTTGAACCAACTTTACTTCCAAATACACACCCTCTTGCGGCAGTACAAAATGAATATAACGCTGTGTATGTGTACGGTGAAGCAGTTGGGGAAACGATGTTTTATGGACCAGGGGCAGGAAGTTTACCGACAGCGACAGCTGTTGTTTCGGATTTAGTTGCTGTAATGCAAAATATTAGATTAGGGGTAACAGGAAATAGTGCTGTAGTCCCACAGTATCAAAAAGTATTAAAAGAGCCAGACGAAATAGTCGTGAAAAAGTTTTTAAGACTGCATGTAAAAGACGAAATTGGTGTATTTGCAAAAATTACTTCATTGTTCTCTGAGCGCGGAGTTAGCTTTGAGAAAATTATTCAAATGCCGCTTGAAGAGAAAGGAAAGGCTGAAATTGTAATTGTAACGCATCGTGCATCTCTTGCTGATTATGATTATATTCTACATACGTTGCAAGGGTATGAAGAAATAGATTGTTTGAAAGCGAACTATCGAATTGAAGGGGATGCTAAGTAG
- the metA gene encoding homoserine O-acetyltransferase MetA, translated as MPIIIDKDLPARKVLQKENIFVMTKERAETQDIRALKIAILNLMPTKQETEAQLLRLIGNTPLQLDVHLLHMESHFSRNVAQDHLMSFYKTFRDIENEKFDGLIITGAPVETLSFEEVDYWEELKRIMEYSKTNVTSTLHICWGAQAGLYYHYGVPKYPLKEKMFGVFEHEVCEQHVKLLQGFDELFFAPHSRHTEVRESDIREVTELTLLANSEEAGVHLVIGQEGRQVFALGHSEYSCDTLKQEYERDRDKGLNIDVPKNYFKHNNPDEKPLVRWRSHGNLLFSNWLNYYVYQETPYIL; from the coding sequence ATGCCGATCATAATTGATAAAGATTTACCAGCTCGCAAAGTGTTGCAGAAGGAAAATATATTTGTAATGACGAAGGAGCGAGCAGAAACACAAGATATTCGGGCATTGAAAATTGCTATCTTAAATTTAATGCCTACAAAGCAAGAAACAGAAGCGCAATTACTTCGTTTAATTGGCAACACACCGTTGCAATTAGATGTTCATTTGCTTCATATGGAATCACATTTCTCTCGCAATGTAGCGCAGGACCATTTAATGAGCTTTTATAAAACATTTCGTGATATTGAAAATGAAAAATTTGACGGGCTCATTATAACAGGAGCACCAGTTGAAACTCTTTCTTTTGAAGAGGTAGATTATTGGGAAGAGCTTAAACGTATTATGGAGTATTCAAAAACGAATGTAACATCTACGCTCCATATTTGCTGGGGGGCACAGGCTGGCTTGTATTATCATTATGGTGTTCCAAAGTATCCTCTTAAGGAAAAAATGTTCGGTGTATTTGAACATGAAGTTTGCGAGCAACATGTGAAATTGTTACAAGGGTTTGATGAATTGTTTTTTGCTCCCCATTCTCGTCATACAGAAGTACGAGAGAGTGATATTAGAGAGGTGACAGAATTAACATTATTAGCAAATTCTGAGGAAGCGGGTGTTCACCTGGTCATTGGGCAAGAAGGAAGGCAAGTGTTTGCCCTTGGGCATAGTGAATATAGTTGTGATACGTTAAAGCAAGAATACGAACGAGATCGTGACAAGGGATTAAATATTGATGTGCCAAAAAACTATTTTAAACATAATAATCCAGATGAAAAGCCCCTTGTTAGGTGGAGGAGTCATGGGAATTTATTGTTTTCTAATTGGTTGAATTATTACGTGTATCAAGAAACCCCTTATATATTGTAA
- a CDS encoding bifunctional O-acetylhomoserine aminocarboxypropyltransferase/cysteine synthase produces the protein MGESWGKGTICVQGGYTPKNGEPRVLPLYQSTTYKYDTSDDLAALFNLEAEGYIYTRIGNPTLAAFEQKLSDLEGGVGAVATASGQAAIMLAVLNICSSGDHLLCSSTVYGGTFNLFGVSLRKLGIDVTFFNPNLTADEIAALANDKTKLIYAESLGNPAMNVLNFKEFSDAAKELEVPFIVDNTLATPYLCQAFEHGANIIVHSTTKYIDGHASSLGGIVIDGGNFDWTNGKYPELVEPDPSYHGVSYVQNFGAAAYIVKARVQLLRDYGNCMSPFNAYISNIGLETLHLRMERHSENALVVAKWLANHERIEWVNYPGLDSNENYSLAQTYLKKGASGVLTFGIKGGLEAAKEFIANVKLATLVTHVADARTCVIHPASTTHRQLSAEDQRLAGVTSDLIRLSVGIEDVSDIIADLEAALVGGKEHADHN, from the coding sequence ATGGGAGAATCATGGGGAAAAGGAACGATTTGTGTGCAAGGTGGCTATACGCCAAAGAATGGTGAACCACGTGTTTTACCACTTTATCAAAGTACAACGTATAAATACGATACTTCGGATGATTTAGCAGCCCTATTTAACTTAGAGGCAGAAGGATATATTTATACGCGTATTGGAAACCCTACTCTAGCTGCATTTGAGCAGAAGTTATCAGATTTAGAAGGCGGGGTAGGAGCTGTTGCAACGGCTTCTGGGCAAGCGGCTATTATGCTCGCAGTTTTAAATATTTGTAGTAGTGGAGACCATTTACTTTGCTCTTCAACTGTTTACGGGGGAACGTTTAATTTATTTGGGGTGAGTTTACGTAAGCTTGGCATTGATGTTACGTTCTTTAATCCCAATTTAACGGCAGATGAAATTGCGGCACTTGCTAACGATAAGACGAAGCTCATTTATGCAGAATCATTAGGAAATCCAGCGATGAACGTTTTGAATTTTAAAGAATTTTCAGATGCAGCGAAAGAGTTAGAAGTGCCTTTTATCGTGGATAATACATTAGCAACTCCTTATTTATGCCAAGCATTTGAGCACGGAGCAAATATTATCGTTCATTCTACGACGAAATATATTGATGGTCATGCAAGCTCTTTAGGCGGCATTGTCATTGACGGAGGGAACTTCGATTGGACAAATGGGAAATATCCTGAACTTGTTGAACCGGATCCAAGTTATCACGGCGTAAGTTACGTTCAAAATTTTGGTGCAGCAGCTTATATTGTGAAGGCGCGTGTTCAATTATTAAGGGACTACGGAAACTGTATGAGCCCATTCAATGCGTATATTAGCAATATCGGCTTAGAAACGCTGCATTTAAGAATGGAGCGTCATAGTGAAAATGCTCTCGTAGTTGCTAAGTGGCTTGCTAACCATGAACGTATTGAATGGGTGAATTATCCTGGATTAGATAGCAATGAAAATTACTCGTTAGCACAAACGTATTTGAAAAAAGGTGCTAGTGGTGTTTTAACATTCGGCATTAAGGGCGGATTAGAAGCGGCGAAAGAATTTATCGCAAATGTAAAACTAGCAACTCTTGTAACGCATGTAGCGGATGCACGAACTTGCGTTATACATCCTGCTAGCACAACGCATAGACAATTAAGTGCTGAAGATCAGCGTCTAGCTGGCGTTACATCAGATTTAATTCGTTTATCTGTTGGCATAGAAGATGTTTCTGATATTATTGCAGATTTAGAAGCGGCGCTAGTCGGAGGCAAAGAACATGCCGATCATAATTGA
- a CDS encoding YjjG family noncanonical pyrimidine nucleotidase, with amino-acid sequence MKKYKTLLFDVDDTLLDFQKAEKVALQVLFEEKGIPLTEEIGARYKKINKGLWNAFEKGELSRNEVVNKRFSMLFKEYGEEVDGILFENNYRSYLEEGNQLMQGAFEFINQIQGEYELYIVTNGVSKTQDKRLRNAGLHSLFKDVFVSEDTGFQKPMKEYFDYVFERIPNFAPEEGLIIGDSLSADIKGGYVAGIDTCWFNPERKLNDSGIIPTYEVHNFEELYALLKQFV; translated from the coding sequence ATGAAAAAATATAAAACATTGCTATTTGATGTAGATGATACATTATTAGATTTCCAAAAGGCTGAAAAAGTAGCTTTACAGGTGCTTTTTGAAGAGAAGGGAATCCCTTTAACAGAGGAGATAGGGGCTCGTTATAAAAAAATAAATAAAGGTCTTTGGAATGCTTTTGAAAAAGGTGAACTATCACGTAATGAAGTTGTAAATAAACGATTCTCTATGTTGTTTAAAGAGTATGGAGAAGAAGTAGACGGTATATTATTCGAAAATAATTATCGTAGCTACTTAGAAGAAGGAAATCAACTCATGCAAGGTGCGTTTGAATTTATAAATCAAATTCAAGGGGAGTATGAGTTGTATATAGTGACAAATGGTGTTTCTAAGACGCAAGATAAACGTTTGCGTAATGCAGGGTTACATTCATTATTTAAAGATGTTTTTGTTTCGGAAGATACAGGTTTTCAAAAGCCGATGAAAGAGTATTTTGATTATGTTTTTGAACGGATTCCTAACTTTGCACCTGAAGAAGGGCTGATTATTGGGGATTCATTAAGTGCCGATATTAAAGGTGGATATGTAGCGGGAATTGATACTTGTTGGTTTAATCCAGAAAGGAAATTAAATGATAGTGGGATTATACCGACATATGAAGTGCATAATTTTGAAGAATTATACGCTCTATTAAAACAGTTTGTTTAA
- a CDS encoding transcriptional regulator YeiL — MKISKNEEEIYQYMRIHQFHTLFSFHVLPYVELHSFQTKEMICSEGNALPYLYYLISGKAKIYMNHKNGKVSLINFIQAPSFIGELGLIGVENITKSVEVLEDCVCLALPLKDCQQLLLQDATFLQHLCKFIGEKTITRTENYAKNYSYPFENRLAAFILLTEQNNCYIEKHTEAAEYLNVSYRHLLYVLNQFCQQNYLKKEGRTYYIQDRNTLEKLADELKI, encoded by the coding sequence ATGAAAATCAGCAAAAATGAAGAAGAAATTTATCAATACATGCGAATCCATCAATTCCATACCCTATTTTCATTTCATGTCTTGCCATATGTAGAGCTGCATTCTTTTCAAACGAAAGAGATGATATGTAGCGAAGGAAACGCCCTCCCTTATCTCTATTACTTAATTTCTGGGAAAGCAAAAATATATATGAATCATAAAAACGGGAAAGTTTCATTAATTAATTTTATTCAAGCACCATCTTTTATCGGGGAATTAGGATTAATAGGAGTAGAAAATATCACCAAGTCCGTTGAAGTACTAGAAGATTGTGTTTGTTTAGCACTTCCTCTTAAAGATTGTCAGCAACTTTTATTACAAGATGCAACGTTTTTACAGCACTTATGCAAATTTATTGGAGAAAAGACAATTACTCGCACTGAAAATTACGCAAAAAACTATAGTTATCCTTTCGAAAATCGATTAGCTGCTTTTATTTTATTAACAGAACAAAATAATTGTTATATAGAAAAGCATACTGAGGCTGCAGAATACTTAAATGTCAGCTATCGTCATCTTTTATATGTATTAAACCAATTTTGCCAACAAAATTATTTAAAAAAAGAAGGCCGAACATATTATATACAAGATCGAAATACATTAGAAAAGCTTGCTGACGAGCTGAAAATATAA
- a CDS encoding FMN-dependent NADH-azoreductase, whose product MATVLFVKANNRPAEQAVSVKLYEAFLANYKEAHPNDTVVELDLYKEELPYVGVDMINGTFKAGKGFDLTEEEAKAVAVADKYLNQFLEADKIVFGFPLWNLTIPAVLHTYIDYLNRAGKTFKYTPEGPVGLIGDKKIALLNARGGVYSEGPAAEVEMAVKYVVSMMGFFGATNMETVVIEGHNQFPDKAEEIIAAGLEEAAKVASKF is encoded by the coding sequence ATGGCAACAGTTTTATTTGTTAAAGCAAACAACCGTCCAGCGGAACAAGCAGTTAGTGTAAAATTATATGAGGCATTTTTAGCGAACTATAAAGAAGCACACCCAAATGATACAGTAGTAGAACTTGATTTATATAAAGAAGAATTACCATATGTAGGTGTAGACATGATCAATGGTACATTTAAGGCAGGTAAAGGATTTGATTTAACAGAAGAAGAGGCAAAAGCAGTAGCAGTTGCTGATAAGTATTTAAATCAATTTCTAGAAGCTGATAAAATTGTTTTCGGCTTCCCATTATGGAACTTAACGATTCCAGCAGTGTTACACACATATATTGATTATTTAAACCGTGCTGGTAAAACGTTCAAATATACACCAGAAGGTCCAGTTGGTTTAATTGGAGATAAGAAGATTGCATTATTAAACGCGCGCGGCGGCGTATATTCAGAAGGTCCAGCAGCTGAGGTAGAAATGGCTGTTAAATATGTAGTAAGCATGATGGGCTTCTTCGGTGCAACAAACATGGAAACAGTAGTTATTGAAGGACATAACCAATTCCCAGATAAAGCAGAAGAAATCATTGCTGCAGGTCTTGAAGAAGCAGCTAAAGTAGCAAGTAAATTTTAA
- a CDS encoding response regulator has translation MKIKVLLVDDHTVVLKGLAFFLSTQEDLTLVGEANNGKEALVKVGETNPDVVLMDLYMPEMDGVEATACIKKEYPNVKVIVLTSFSDQAHVLPALRAGASGYILKDVEPDQLVEAIRSAYKGNIQLHPDIANTLLSQTLPVEEKEEEPSIQVDVLTARENEVLQLLAKGMSNKEIASVLVITEKTVKAHVSSILSKLNLSDRTQAALYAVKNGIV, from the coding sequence GTGAAAATAAAAGTATTGTTAGTCGATGATCATACAGTCGTTTTAAAAGGATTAGCATTTTTCTTAAGTACACAGGAAGATTTAACGTTAGTTGGAGAAGCAAATAATGGGAAAGAAGCGTTAGTGAAAGTAGGGGAGACGAATCCAGATGTTGTATTAATGGATTTATATATGCCCGAAATGGATGGTGTCGAGGCGACGGCGTGCATCAAAAAAGAATATCCGAATGTGAAAGTAATTGTATTAACTAGCTTTTCTGATCAGGCGCATGTTTTACCAGCGTTAAGGGCGGGGGCAAGTGGGTATATTTTAAAAGATGTAGAACCGGATCAGCTTGTTGAAGCTATTCGAAGCGCATATAAAGGTAATATTCAATTACATCCGGATATAGCAAATACTCTTCTCTCTCAAACACTACCTGTGGAAGAAAAGGAAGAAGAACCTTCTATTCAAGTGGATGTGCTAACGGCGAGAGAAAATGAAGTGCTGCAGCTATTAGCGAAAGGGATGAGTAATAAAGAGATCGCTTCTGTTTTAGTTATTACAGAAAAAACGGTAAAAGCTCATGTAAGTAGTATTTTGAGTAAGTTGAATTTATCTGATCGCACGCAAGCGGCGTTATATGCAGTGAAAAATGGAATTGTATAA
- a CDS encoding GAF domain-containing sensor histidine kinase, translating to MFRDNRTNELVILKEIAETLNTSNDTYHVLQAVLEKLLSVTGLTTGWIFLADENGKYTKVIDYQLPEALKYENKRPMCEGECWCLRGFVDGKLERAVNIIECKRINNAIEYNWGDTEGILHHATVPLKAGGEKFGVLNVASPGKTHFSEEELVLLQSVAFQIGTALKRTKLYENEKRRAHYYVKLERFIQALKTIHKFNVLSEKVVNHVGEVFQWNQVAFFIREEIELSLRASYGQEELQEDVKEAAKKALEQGELALLKRVNGVVIATPIHIQNHIFGVLCVSLNNGEFDVNTIDIIQALSNHVSLIIENLRLNEQRRELVRLEERNRLARDLHDSVSQKLFSLTFMTKGAEAVLKGQNEKVDQSLHEMRELAQGALKEMRTLIWQLRPAGLEKGLLPALKQYGENLGLKIREQVTGVRDLPRVVEEALWRIGQEALNNVSKHANVRESTIYFKVTEKNVSLEIFDQGNGFVEKDIKEKKSLGMTTMRERVELVGGTIKIVSSKKRTSVKVNVPL from the coding sequence ATGTTTCGAGATAATCGTACAAATGAATTAGTTATATTAAAGGAAATTGCAGAAACATTAAATACATCAAATGATACATATCATGTATTGCAAGCAGTACTAGAAAAATTGCTCAGTGTAACAGGTTTAACGACAGGCTGGATTTTTCTTGCGGATGAAAATGGGAAGTATACGAAGGTGATCGATTACCAGTTACCAGAGGCACTTAAATATGAAAATAAACGCCCGATGTGTGAAGGTGAGTGTTGGTGTTTACGCGGCTTCGTAGATGGGAAATTAGAGAGAGCCGTTAATATTATTGAATGTAAAAGAATTAATAATGCAATTGAATATAATTGGGGAGATACAGAAGGAATTCTTCATCATGCTACGGTTCCTTTAAAGGCTGGAGGAGAGAAATTTGGTGTTTTAAATGTAGCTAGCCCAGGTAAAACACATTTTTCGGAAGAAGAATTAGTATTGCTCCAATCAGTTGCTTTCCAAATCGGGACGGCTTTAAAGCGAACAAAATTATATGAAAATGAAAAGCGAAGAGCACATTACTATGTGAAATTGGAGCGGTTTATTCAAGCTTTAAAAACGATTCATAAGTTTAATGTATTATCTGAAAAGGTGGTAAATCACGTAGGTGAAGTATTTCAGTGGAATCAAGTGGCGTTTTTTATTAGGGAAGAAATAGAGTTATCTTTGCGAGCTTCTTATGGGCAGGAAGAGTTACAAGAGGATGTAAAAGAAGCGGCAAAGAAGGCGTTAGAACAAGGTGAGCTAGCTCTATTAAAACGTGTAAATGGAGTTGTTATTGCTACGCCAATACATATTCAAAATCATATATTTGGTGTTTTATGTGTTAGTTTGAATAATGGAGAATTTGATGTTAATACAATAGATATAATTCAAGCATTATCGAATCACGTTTCATTAATAATAGAGAATCTAAGGTTAAACGAACAGCGCCGTGAACTCGTACGACTGGAAGAAAGAAACCGATTAGCAAGGGATTTACATGATTCTGTTTCGCAAAAATTATTTTCATTAACCTTTATGACAAAAGGGGCTGAGGCCGTTTTAAAAGGTCAAAATGAAAAGGTTGACCAATCTTTGCATGAGATGCGGGAACTAGCGCAAGGAGCTTTAAAGGAAATGAGAACATTAATTTGGCAGCTTCGTCCGGCAGGATTAGAAAAAGGTTTATTACCAGCTTTAAAGCAGTACGGTGAAAACTTGGGACTGAAAATTCGGGAACAAGTTACAGGTGTTCGTGATTTACCGCGTGTAGTAGAGGAAGCGTTATGGAGAATTGGACAAGAAGCTTTGAATAACGTAAGTAAACATGCGAATGTCAGAGAATCAACGATTTATTTCAAAGTGACAGAGAAGAATGTATCATTAGAAATATTCGATCAAGGAAACGGCTTTGTAGAAAAGGACATAAAAGAGAAGAAATCACTCGGCATGACTACGATGCGTGAAAGAGTAGAATTAGTTGGTGGAACAATTAAAATTGTAAGTAGTAAGAAGCGAACGAGCGTAAAAGTAAATGTACCATTATGA